From a single Spartobacteria bacterium genomic region:
- a CDS encoding PEP-CTERM sorting domain-containing protein — MIHDLRLSGCIFVVVNELFLSSLWAAVLVQNGDFSEGNTGFTSDYTYSSDLQPEGRYYVGTNPQTYHPSWLNMGDHTTGDGNFFIANGSGNTESAVWETASALSVTKAGTPYRFEAYVASVYAVSGGSPGPSLSFEIGNGTEWTTLGESHTFVAGDEGKWFLTYYDGIFDSVGTYYLRLVNDQSAFAGNDFGVDDIYFGLTAEAPSVDENPYDSGKVHEIQTDPAGPLVPEPSVFGFFVIGVTGLMLRRRHHPNR, encoded by the coding sequence ATGATACATGATTTAAGATTGTCGGGGTGTATTTTTGTTGTGGTCAACGAACTGTTTCTTTCGTCTCTTTGGGCTGCGGTGCTGGTGCAGAACGGCGATTTTTCGGAGGGAAATACAGGATTTACCTCAGATTATACATACAGCTCAGATCTGCAGCCGGAAGGACGATATTATGTCGGCACCAATCCTCAGACATATCATCCGTCGTGGCTGAATATGGGGGATCACACCACGGGAGATGGCAACTTCTTTATTGCGAATGGATCAGGCAATACCGAGTCGGCGGTGTGGGAAACCGCTTCAGCTCTTTCGGTAACCAAGGCGGGTACCCCGTATCGTTTTGAGGCCTATGTCGCGTCAGTATATGCTGTAAGCGGGGGTAGTCCCGGTCCCAGCTTGTCTTTTGAAATAGGAAACGGGACAGAATGGACGACACTTGGAGAAAGTCATACGTTTGTAGCGGGGGATGAGGGGAAATGGTTTTTAACCTATTATGATGGAATTTTCGATTCAGTGGGAACGTATTATTTACGACTGGTCAATGATCAGTCGGCATTTGCCGGCAATGACTTTGGCGTGGATGACATCTATTTCGGGCTGACGGCTGAGGCGCCGTCTGTTGATGAAAACCCGTATGATTCAGGGAAAGTGCATGAGATCCAAACCGATCCGGCAGGCCCTCTGGTACCGGAGCCATCCGTATTTGGCTTTTTTGTGATTGGGGTTACGGGATTAATGCTGAGACGGCGACACCATCCAAACCGCTAA